The Streptomyces pactum genome contains a region encoding:
- a CDS encoding Cmx/CmrA family chloramphenicol efflux MFS transporter: MPLAVYILGLSVFALGTSEFMLSGLLPPIADDMDVSIPQAGLLISAFAIGMVVGAPLLAVATLRLPRKITLVALISVFGLGQVAGALATTYEILFVSRVVSALACAGFWAVGAAVAIAMVPKTSRARAMAVMIGGLSIANVLGVPVGAFLGEHLGWRSAFWAVGAASAVALVGVVTLIPRIPLPERRSRLKGELAIYRDRQVWLSIVATALAAGGVFCAFSYLAPLLTDVAGLADGWVPTVLALFGIGALIGTTIGGRVADAHLFGVLLSGITASTVLLAALALFASSPAAVIALSLLLGVSAFYTAPALNARMFNVAGVAPTLAGATTTAAFNLGNTGGPWLGGTVIDAGLGYAATAWAGAAMTLVAIAFVAVSLRLHSRSRIVMGGTAAEPVGAERTQRV; encoded by the coding sequence ATGCCGCTCGCCGTATACATCCTCGGCCTGTCCGTATTCGCCCTCGGCACGAGCGAGTTCATGCTCTCCGGGCTGCTGCCGCCCATCGCCGACGACATGGACGTGTCGATTCCGCAAGCCGGGCTGCTGATATCGGCCTTCGCGATCGGCATGGTGGTCGGCGCGCCGCTGCTCGCCGTCGCGACCCTGCGGCTGCCACGGAAGATCACGCTGGTCGCGTTGATCTCGGTGTTCGGCCTCGGCCAGGTCGCGGGTGCGCTGGCGACCACGTACGAGATCCTGTTCGTCTCGCGCGTCGTGAGCGCCCTGGCGTGTGCCGGGTTCTGGGCGGTGGGCGCCGCCGTCGCCATCGCCATGGTGCCGAAGACCTCACGCGCCCGGGCGATGGCCGTGATGATCGGCGGACTGTCGATCGCCAACGTCCTCGGCGTCCCGGTGGGCGCCTTCCTCGGCGAGCACCTGGGATGGCGGTCCGCGTTCTGGGCCGTGGGCGCCGCGTCCGCCGTCGCGCTCGTGGGTGTGGTGACCCTGATCCCGCGCATCCCGCTGCCCGAGCGGCGATCCCGGCTGAAGGGCGAGCTGGCGATCTACCGCGACCGCCAGGTGTGGCTGTCCATCGTGGCGACCGCACTCGCCGCCGGCGGCGTGTTCTGCGCCTTCTCGTACCTCGCGCCGCTGCTCACCGACGTGGCCGGACTGGCGGACGGCTGGGTGCCGACCGTGCTGGCCCTGTTCGGCATCGGCGCACTGATCGGCACGACGATCGGCGGCAGGGTCGCCGACGCGCATCTGTTCGGTGTGCTGCTCTCCGGGATCACCGCCTCGACCGTGCTGCTGGCCGCGCTGGCGCTGTTCGCGTCGAGCCCCGCCGCAGTGATCGCCCTTTCCCTGCTCCTCGGCGTCTCGGCCTTCTACACCGCGCCCGCGCTCAACGCCCGTATGTTCAACGTCGCCGGCGTCGCGCCCACCCTCGCGGGTGCGACGACGACCGCCGCGTTCAACCTGGGCAACACCGGTGGCCCCTGGCTCGGCGGTACGGTGATCGACGCCGGTCTCGGCTACGCCGCCACCGCCTGGGCGGGCGCGGCGATGACCTTGGTGGCCATCGCCTTCGTCGCCGTCTCGCTGCGGCTGCACAGCCGGTCGCGCATCGTGATGGGGGGTACGGCCGCCGAGCCGGTGGGCGCGGAGCGGACCCAGCGGGTGTGA
- a CDS encoding helix-turn-helix transcriptional regulator, with protein sequence MQKTSARLLSLLSLLQARRNWPGALLAGRLDVSPRTLRRDVDRLRELGYPVVAVKGPDGGYRLDAGTRLPPLLFDDEQAVALTVALRTATSSGAGIEDGAARALATLRQVMPAHLRHRIDALRVTAVERSPSRADSGVLMTLGAAVRAHEVLRLDYTPPTPPRPAGTGEDALPPPRRVQPHHLVTRGGRWYLVAWDLERDDWRVFRADRITPRTPTGPRFTPRELPGGDVAAFVTGRFRGRDHSPEWPCRGDVVLHLPAAAVSAHAPDGTVEELGPDRCRLSLGSWSWPALAAAIGVFDTEIEVIGPPALKEAFALLAHRCARAARSAPTVPDPAADVSCDD encoded by the coding sequence ATGCAGAAGACCTCAGCACGACTGCTGTCGCTGCTCTCGCTGCTCCAGGCGCGCCGGAACTGGCCCGGGGCGCTGCTGGCCGGGCGGCTGGACGTCAGCCCACGCACCCTGCGCCGTGACGTCGACCGGCTGCGCGAACTCGGCTACCCCGTCGTGGCCGTCAAGGGGCCCGACGGGGGATACCGGCTCGACGCCGGCACCAGGTTGCCGCCGCTGCTGTTCGACGACGAACAGGCCGTGGCCCTGACCGTCGCGCTGCGGACCGCCACCAGCTCCGGCGCCGGTATCGAGGACGGCGCGGCACGCGCGCTGGCCACCCTCCGGCAGGTCATGCCGGCCCACCTGCGCCACCGGATCGACGCCCTGCGGGTGACCGCGGTCGAGCGGTCCCCGTCCCGGGCCGACAGCGGCGTCCTCATGACCCTCGGCGCCGCCGTCCGCGCGCACGAGGTCCTGCGTCTCGACTACACCCCGCCGACCCCGCCACGTCCGGCGGGCACGGGCGAAGACGCCCTGCCGCCGCCCCGCCGGGTGCAGCCCCATCACCTGGTCACCCGCGGCGGGCGCTGGTACCTCGTCGCCTGGGACCTCGAGCGGGACGACTGGCGCGTCTTCCGCGCCGACCGGATCACCCCGCGCACCCCCACCGGCCCCCGCTTCACGCCGCGGGAGCTGCCCGGAGGAGATGTGGCCGCCTTCGTGACCGGCAGGTTCCGCGGTCGCGACCACTCTCCCGAATGGCCCTGCCGCGGCGACGTCGTCCTCCACCTGCCCGCCGCCGCCGTGTCCGCCCACGCCCCCGACGGGACCGTCGAGGAACTCGGCCCGGACCGCTGCCGGCTCAGCCTCGGCTCCTGGTCGTGGCCGGCTCTCGCCGCCGCCATCGGAGTCTTCGACACCGAGATAGAGGTCATCGGCCCACCCGCGCTCAAGGAGGCCTTCGCCCTCCTCGCGCACCGTTGCGCCCGCGCCGCGAGGAGCGCGCCGACCGTCCCGGACCCGGCGGCGGACGTCTCCTGCGACGACTGA
- a CDS encoding VOC family protein, with amino-acid sequence MSVKAVTHLNFRGDARAALTFYQSVFGGDVAVVTYKDAGSVQDPSEADQVMWGQVSAGSGLCVMAYDVPSRMPWNPGENAFFVSVRGNGAEEITAYWEKLSDGATVLQPLAAAQWAPLYGMLRDRFGVTWVLDVVGE; translated from the coding sequence GTGTCCGTCAAAGCCGTGACCCACCTGAACTTCCGCGGAGACGCCCGCGCGGCGCTCACGTTCTACCAGTCCGTGTTCGGCGGGGACGTGGCCGTGGTGACGTACAAGGACGCCGGTAGCGTCCAGGACCCCTCCGAGGCCGACCAGGTGATGTGGGGCCAGGTGTCCGCCGGCAGCGGTCTGTGCGTGATGGCCTACGACGTGCCCTCGCGCATGCCGTGGAACCCGGGTGAGAACGCGTTCTTCGTCTCGGTCCGCGGGAACGGGGCCGAGGAGATCACCGCGTACTGGGAGAAGCTGTCCGACGGCGCGACCGTGCTGCAGCCGCTGGCGGCCGCGCAGTGGGCGCCGCTCTACGGGATGCTGCGGGACCGTTTCGGCGTCACCTGGGTCCTGGACGTGGTGGGCGAGTAG
- a CDS encoding winged helix DNA-binding domain-containing protein, whose amino-acid sequence MSVLDARALNRATLARQLLLDRANIPVLDAVAHLGGIQAQEPQEPFAGLWSRLRAFTPSTLSGLLTGRRVVRTHLMRRTVHLVTADDVLAWRARHDVMLRQRVLGTYRRELQGVDLDALAAAGRAVMADGVPRSMSELARALADRWPAPGPRALGEMLVAALIPMVQLPPRGLWRTRAGVRNAPLSSWLGREIDPPAPHGSDPVGEDLVRRYLAAFGPAASADLRAWCGLAGLPAAVAAVRGELVAFRDERGRELLDLPDAPRPDPGSPAPVRFLPAFDNAILGYHDRSRIIDDAHRGLSVAGARVVLVDGRVAATWTVEDGTVAVTPLRRLPRADRTAVAEEGRALASFLSDRDSDRVRVLASPC is encoded by the coding sequence ATGAGCGTCCTCGACGCCCGGGCACTCAACCGCGCCACTCTGGCCCGGCAGTTGCTGCTCGACCGTGCCAATATCCCGGTCCTCGACGCGGTCGCGCACCTCGGCGGCATCCAGGCGCAGGAACCCCAGGAACCGTTCGCCGGGCTCTGGTCACGGCTGCGCGCCTTCACTCCGTCCACCCTCTCGGGGCTGTTGACGGGACGGCGCGTGGTGCGTACCCACCTCATGCGCCGAACCGTCCACCTCGTCACCGCCGATGACGTCCTGGCCTGGCGGGCCCGTCACGACGTGATGCTGCGCCAACGGGTCCTCGGCACCTACCGCCGCGAACTGCAAGGAGTGGACCTCGACGCACTCGCCGCGGCGGGCCGCGCGGTCATGGCCGACGGCGTGCCCCGCTCGATGAGCGAGCTGGCGCGGGCGCTCGCCGACCGCTGGCCGGCACCCGGGCCGCGGGCACTGGGCGAGATGCTGGTCGCCGCACTGATCCCCATGGTGCAGTTGCCACCGCGCGGGCTGTGGCGCACCAGGGCCGGCGTGCGCAACGCCCCGCTCTCCTCCTGGCTGGGCCGCGAGATCGACCCGCCGGCCCCGCACGGCTCCGATCCGGTCGGTGAAGACCTGGTACGCCGCTATCTCGCCGCCTTCGGCCCCGCCGCCTCGGCGGACCTGCGCGCCTGGTGCGGCCTCGCCGGACTGCCCGCCGCGGTCGCCGCGGTACGCGGGGAACTGGTCGCCTTCCGCGACGAACGAGGCAGGGAACTGCTGGACCTCCCCGACGCGCCACGCCCCGACCCCGGCAGCCCCGCCCCGGTGCGGTTCCTGCCGGCATTCGACAACGCGATCCTCGGCTATCACGACCGGAGCCGCATCATCGACGACGCCCACCGGGGCCTGTCGGTCGCCGGCGCTCGTGTCGTCTTGGTCGACGGCCGGGTCGCCGCGACCTGGACCGTGGAGGACGGCACGGTGGCCGTCACCCCGCTGCGTCGCCTGCCCCGGGCCGACCGCACCGCCGTCGCCGAGGAGGGGCGGGCGCTGGCGTCCTTCCTCTCCGACCGGGACAGCGACCGGGTCCGCGTCCTCGCGTCGCCCTGCTGA
- a CDS encoding MMPL family transporter has translation MATFLYRLGRRAFRRRGLVALLWVAILVGAGVAASTAPAPPEDSFSMPGTESQKAFDLLDERFPAASAEGATARVVIRAPDGGKISDPAGKAKVGELVTALGDGPQVASVADPFKADAVSEDGTTAYASVTYKVNAMELTDQARDSLTAATDGARSDGFTVETGGDAVMAEQEMGGTAELIGIGVAAIVLLLTFGSLVAAGMPLLSAIIGVGIGISAIGALGSTLELSATTSTLAMMIGLAVAIDYALFIVSRYRAEIAEGRTPEDAAGRAVGTAGSAVVFAGLTVIVALAGLAVVNIPILTKMGLAAAGTVGVAVLIALTLTPALLGFAGRKALSRKDRKAPAGQRDASAKPKLGTRWARFVLRRPVTVLLTAVVGLGVVAVPAASMELGLPDEGSSAPDTTQRKAYDMLSESFGAGFNGPLMVTIDTRDADDAKAAADTVGKEITGLGEAAAVTPANFNEAGDTAVLTVVPKTGPSEAATESLVKDIRALSDDIKGETGATMLVTGATAMTIDFSQTLDDALIPYLALVVGLAFLLLMLVFRSILVPLKAALGFLLSVAAALGAVVAVFQWGWLADLFGVDQPGPIMSMMPIFMIGVVFGLAMDYEVFLVTRMREAYVHGSSAADSVTTGFTHGGRVVAAAAIIMISVFSGFIMENDDMIKMMGFGLAIAVLFDAFVVRMAIVPAVLALLGTKAWWLPKWLDRLLPNVDVEGERLHKELGDTAAPTEPTREPETAGV, from the coding sequence GTGGCTACGTTCCTCTACCGACTCGGCCGACGCGCGTTCCGGCGCCGCGGCCTCGTCGCCCTGCTCTGGGTGGCCATACTCGTGGGCGCCGGTGTCGCCGCGTCCACGGCGCCCGCCCCGCCCGAAGACTCCTTCTCCATGCCCGGCACCGAGTCCCAGAAGGCATTCGACCTCCTCGACGAGCGCTTCCCGGCCGCCAGCGCCGAGGGTGCCACCGCGCGCGTCGTGATCCGCGCCCCCGACGGCGGGAAGATCTCCGACCCGGCCGGGAAGGCCAAGGTCGGGGAACTGGTCACGGCCCTCGGCGACGGCCCACAGGTCGCCTCGGTGGCCGACCCGTTCAAGGCGGACGCCGTCAGCGAGGACGGCACCACCGCGTACGCCTCCGTGACGTACAAGGTCAACGCCATGGAGCTGACCGACCAGGCCCGTGACTCGCTCACCGCGGCCACCGACGGCGCCCGCAGCGACGGCTTCACCGTCGAGACCGGCGGCGACGCGGTCATGGCCGAGCAGGAGATGGGCGGCACCGCCGAGCTGATCGGCATCGGCGTCGCCGCGATCGTGCTCCTGTTGACCTTCGGCTCGCTCGTCGCGGCCGGCATGCCGCTGCTCTCGGCGATCATCGGTGTCGGCATCGGCATCTCCGCCATCGGGGCGCTGGGCAGTACGCTCGAACTCTCCGCCACGACCTCGACGCTGGCCATGATGATCGGCCTCGCGGTCGCCATCGACTACGCCCTGTTCATCGTCTCCCGCTACCGCGCGGAGATCGCCGAGGGGCGCACCCCCGAGGACGCCGCGGGACGCGCCGTCGGCACCGCGGGCTCCGCGGTCGTCTTCGCGGGACTCACCGTCATCGTGGCCCTGGCGGGCCTCGCGGTGGTCAACATCCCGATCCTCACCAAGATGGGCCTGGCCGCCGCCGGCACGGTCGGTGTCGCCGTGCTGATCGCGCTCACCCTCACCCCGGCGCTGCTCGGCTTCGCCGGCAGGAAGGCGCTCAGCCGCAAGGACCGCAAGGCGCCCGCCGGACAGCGGGACGCGTCCGCCAAGCCGAAGCTCGGCACCCGCTGGGCCCGATTCGTCCTGCGGCGCCCGGTGACCGTGCTGCTGACCGCGGTGGTCGGTCTCGGCGTCGTCGCCGTGCCGGCGGCGAGCATGGAGCTTGGCCTGCCCGACGAGGGCAGCTCCGCACCCGACACCACGCAGCGCAAGGCCTACGACATGCTGTCCGAGTCGTTCGGCGCCGGGTTCAACGGCCCGCTGATGGTCACCATCGACACGCGGGACGCGGACGACGCGAAGGCCGCCGCCGACACCGTCGGCAAGGAGATCACGGGCCTGGGCGAGGCCGCGGCCGTCACCCCGGCGAACTTCAACGAGGCGGGCGACACCGCCGTCCTCACGGTCGTGCCCAAGACGGGGCCGAGCGAGGCGGCCACCGAGTCGCTGGTGAAGGACATCCGCGCGCTGTCCGACGACATCAAGGGCGAGACGGGCGCGACCATGCTGGTCACCGGCGCGACCGCGATGACCATCGACTTCTCCCAGACCCTCGACGACGCGCTCATCCCGTACCTGGCTCTGGTCGTCGGGCTGGCCTTCCTGCTCCTGATGCTGGTCTTCCGCTCGATCCTCGTCCCGCTGAAGGCGGCCCTGGGCTTCCTGCTCTCGGTGGCCGCGGCGCTCGGCGCGGTGGTCGCGGTGTTCCAGTGGGGCTGGCTCGCGGACCTCTTCGGTGTGGACCAGCCGGGCCCGATCATGTCGATGATGCCCATCTTCATGATCGGCGTGGTCTTCGGCCTGGCCATGGACTACGAGGTCTTCCTCGTGACCCGCATGCGTGAGGCCTACGTCCACGGATCGTCCGCCGCCGACTCCGTCACCACGGGCTTCACCCACGGCGGACGGGTCGTCGCCGCGGCCGCGATCATCATGATCAGCGTCTTCTCCGGCTTCATCATGGAGAACGACGACATGATCAAGATGATGGGCTTCGGCCTGGCGATCGCGGTCCTCTTCGACGCCTTCGTGGTCCGCATGGCCATCGTGCCCGCGGTGCTGGCCCTGCTCGGCACCAAGGCGTGGTGGTTGCCCAAGTGGCTCGACCGACTGCTGCCGAACGTCGACGTCGAGGGCGAGAGGCTCCACAAGGAACTCGGCGACACCGCCGCGCCCACGGAGCCGACTCGCGAGCCGGAGACGGCCGGAGTCTGA
- a CDS encoding NAD(P)H-binding protein has product MTQTQKLLVTGATGTVGREVVAELLARGHAVRALTRDAAGAAVPDGAEVVQGDLTEPDTLAPALEGVTGLHLITFGGPYFTPLETGPRILELARAAGVRRVTVLHGGGPSLLEDAVRADDGVDWTVLMPVEFMANALEWADRIAASDEVREPFVSRLSAMVHEGDIGAVAAVALTEEGHGGREYVITGPELLTVGDKVAAVAAVRGREIALVELTEEQAVARWRAAGHPQDVIGFLLEAYGNTPEVGRTVVDTVEKVTGRPARTFARWAAEHADAFSAAPA; this is encoded by the coding sequence ATGACTCAGACGCAGAAGCTCCTTGTCACCGGCGCCACCGGAACCGTCGGCCGTGAGGTCGTCGCCGAACTGCTCGCTCGCGGCCACGCGGTCCGCGCCCTCACCCGGGACGCGGCGGGTGCCGCCGTGCCGGACGGTGCCGAGGTGGTCCAGGGGGATCTGACCGAACCCGACACCCTCGCCCCGGCCCTGGAGGGGGTGACCGGCCTCCACCTCATCACCTTCGGCGGCCCCTACTTCACCCCGCTGGAGACCGGCCCGAGGATCCTGGAACTGGCCCGCGCGGCCGGCGTACGCCGGGTCACCGTGCTGCACGGCGGCGGGCCGTCCCTGCTGGAGGACGCGGTGCGTGCGGACGACGGGGTCGACTGGACCGTCCTCATGCCGGTCGAGTTCATGGCCAACGCCCTGGAGTGGGCGGACCGGATCGCGGCCTCGGACGAGGTACGCGAGCCCTTCGTCTCCCGGCTGAGCGCCATGGTCCACGAGGGCGACATCGGCGCGGTCGCGGCGGTCGCGCTCACCGAGGAGGGCCACGGGGGCCGGGAATACGTGATCACCGGCCCCGAGCTGCTGACCGTCGGCGACAAGGTGGCGGCGGTCGCCGCCGTCCGGGGCCGGGAGATCGCACTGGTCGAGCTCACCGAGGAGCAGGCCGTCGCGCGGTGGCGGGCGGCCGGACACCCGCAGGACGTCATCGGCTTCCTGCTCGAGGCGTACGGGAACACCCCCGAGGTGGGCCGTACCGTCGTCGACACCGTCGAGAAGGTCACCGGCCGCCCGGCCCGTACCTTCGCCCGGTGGGCCGCGGAGCACGCGGACGCCTTCTCGGCGGCGCCGGCGTAG
- a CDS encoding aspartate aminotransferase family protein, producing MPSETASAAPERHLIRYSGHAPFSPELVVRAAGTSVFTESGRELLDFTSGQMSAILGHSHPAIVSTVREQVAHLDHLHSGMLSRPVVELARRLAGTLPDPLDKALLLTTGAEANEAAVRMAKLVTGRHEIVSFARSWHGMTQAAANATYSAGRKGYGPAAPGNFALPVPDRFHPAVVDADGELDWRRQLDMGFELIDAQSVGSLAACLVEPILSSGGVVELPPGYLAALAHKCRERGMLLILDEAQTGLCRTGDWYAFQHEGVVPDILTLSKTLGAGLPLAAVMTSAEIEQRAHDRGFLFFTTHVNDPLPAAVGNTVLDVLVRDRLDERARRLGTALRARLDGLAARHDVVGDVRGRGLLLGVELVGDQVLGEGGADRLGAAVTRRCFDLGLHMNIVQLPGMGGIFRIAPPLTASDDEIARGVAILDEALTDAARGL from the coding sequence ATGCCTTCCGAGACAGCTTCCGCCGCCCCAGAGCGCCACCTGATCCGCTACTCCGGCCACGCCCCCTTCTCGCCGGAGCTCGTCGTCCGTGCCGCGGGCACGTCGGTGTTCACCGAGAGCGGCCGTGAGCTGCTCGACTTCACCTCCGGTCAGATGAGCGCGATCCTCGGGCACTCCCACCCGGCGATCGTCTCGACGGTGCGCGAGCAGGTCGCGCACCTCGATCACCTGCACAGCGGCATGCTGAGCCGCCCGGTCGTCGAACTCGCGCGCCGGCTGGCCGGCACCCTGCCCGATCCCCTGGACAAGGCGCTGCTCCTGACCACGGGGGCGGAGGCGAACGAGGCCGCGGTGCGGATGGCGAAGCTCGTCACCGGCCGCCACGAGATAGTCTCCTTCGCCCGGTCCTGGCACGGAATGACCCAGGCCGCCGCGAACGCCACCTACAGCGCGGGCCGCAAGGGTTACGGTCCCGCCGCGCCGGGCAACTTCGCCCTTCCGGTGCCGGACCGCTTCCACCCCGCCGTCGTCGACGCCGACGGCGAACTCGACTGGCGTCGCCAGCTCGACATGGGCTTCGAGCTGATCGACGCTCAGTCGGTCGGCAGTCTGGCCGCGTGCCTGGTCGAGCCGATCCTCAGCTCGGGCGGCGTCGTCGAGCTTCCGCCGGGCTACCTCGCGGCCCTGGCGCACAAGTGCCGGGAACGCGGCATGCTGCTGATCCTCGACGAGGCCCAGACGGGGCTGTGCCGCACCGGCGACTGGTACGCCTTCCAGCACGAGGGGGTCGTGCCCGACATCCTCACGCTGTCCAAGACGCTCGGCGCGGGGCTGCCGCTGGCCGCCGTAATGACCAGCGCGGAGATCGAGCAGCGGGCCCACGACCGGGGATTCCTCTTCTTCACCACCCACGTCAACGACCCGTTGCCGGCCGCCGTGGGCAACACCGTCCTCGACGTCCTGGTCCGCGACCGGCTCGACGAGCGTGCGCGCCGGCTCGGCACGGCCCTGCGCGCTCGTCTCGACGGGCTCGCCGCCCGTCACGACGTCGTCGGGGACGTCCGCGGCCGCGGGCTGCTCCTGGGCGTGGAGCTGGTCGGGGACCAGGTCCTGGGCGAGGGCGGCGCCGACCGGCTCGGCGCCGCCGTCACCCGGCGCTGCTTCGATCTCGGGCTGCACATGAACATCGTCCAACTGCCCGGGATGGGGGGCATCTTCCGCATCGCGCCCCCGCTGACCGCCAGCGACGACGAGATCGCCCGGGGCGTCGCCATCCTCGACGAGGCGCTCACCGACGCGGCCCGGGGCCTCTGA
- a CDS encoding LysR substrate-binding domain-containing protein, with protein MLNSGRLHLLSLLDTLGTVRAVAETLHLSASTVSQQLAVLESETRCRLIERTGRRVRLTPAGLLLARRGREILDRMAEAESELRALNDEPIGTVRLGVFQSAIYTLAVPAATRLATTHPHLRLELVEMEPHESGPALRSGEADVIVTTTDYAGLSRGADLEVMSLGTDSVVLVLPRGHPLASRTAVSLAACKEETWACDRPQSYMADLTLRLCREAGFEPRVACRFSNYLMLLRHVETTGSIALLPALAVPPDHAVVTRELSPPVHRNVAVVVRRGTTRRAAVNAVIAALREHPEIPALAAPDPARAAPADGRHP; from the coding sequence GTGCTCAACTCGGGACGGCTGCACCTGCTCAGCCTGCTGGACACGCTCGGCACGGTCCGCGCGGTCGCCGAGACGCTGCATCTGAGCGCGTCGACGGTCTCGCAGCAACTGGCGGTGCTCGAGTCGGAGACCCGGTGCCGGCTGATCGAGCGGACCGGCCGGCGCGTGCGGCTGACTCCGGCCGGTCTTCTGCTGGCCCGACGGGGCCGGGAGATCCTGGACCGGATGGCCGAGGCCGAGTCCGAACTGCGTGCCCTGAACGACGAGCCCATCGGCACCGTCCGGCTCGGCGTGTTCCAGAGCGCGATCTACACCCTCGCGGTGCCCGCGGCGACGCGCCTGGCCACCACCCACCCGCACCTGCGCCTCGAACTGGTCGAGATGGAGCCGCACGAGAGCGGACCCGCCCTGCGCTCGGGCGAGGCCGACGTCATCGTCACCACCACCGACTACGCCGGCTTGTCCCGGGGCGCGGACCTCGAGGTGATGTCCCTGGGGACCGACTCGGTCGTGCTGGTGCTGCCGCGCGGCCACCCGCTGGCCTCCCGCACCGCGGTGAGCCTCGCGGCGTGCAAGGAGGAGACCTGGGCGTGTGACCGGCCGCAGTCGTACATGGCGGACCTGACCCTGAGGCTGTGCCGCGAGGCGGGGTTCGAACCCCGGGTGGCATGCCGGTTCAGCAACTACCTGATGCTGCTCCGGCACGTCGAGACGACCGGATCGATCGCCCTGCTGCCCGCCCTGGCCGTCCCACCGGACCACGCCGTCGTCACCCGGGAACTCAGCCCACCCGTGCACCGCAACGTCGCCGTCGTGGTGCGGCGCGGCACCACGCGGCGGGCCGCCGTGAACGCGGTCATCGCCGCGCTGCGCGAGCACCCGGAGATCCCGGCCCTGGCCGCCCCGGACCCCGCCCGTGCGGCTCCTGCCGACGGCCGTCACCCGTGA
- a CDS encoding CBS domain-containing protein: MKHQKVSDLMSDAVVRVQRGTPFKEIAHLLQEYDITAVPVVDAEDRPVGVVSEADLLQKMWGGDPGLSPEYEDRSRPGGGKASATDAAGLMTSPALCARESWSVVDAARVMARHGIKRLLVVDEGGRLIGVVSRSDLLRVFLRADRAIRTEIVEEALVGSLGLAPSSMQVDVVHGHAVLSGRLPDDVSVTVLEEHCRRVDGVVAVEFRPAGDTGAESSASVGP, encoded by the coding sequence ATGAAGCACCAGAAGGTGAGCGATCTCATGAGCGACGCCGTGGTCCGCGTCCAGCGCGGCACACCGTTCAAGGAGATCGCCCACCTGCTGCAGGAGTACGACATCACAGCGGTGCCCGTCGTGGACGCGGAGGACCGCCCCGTGGGGGTGGTGTCCGAGGCGGACCTCCTGCAGAAGATGTGGGGCGGGGACCCCGGCCTCTCCCCGGAGTACGAGGACCGGTCCCGGCCCGGCGGAGGCAAGGCGTCCGCCACGGACGCGGCGGGGCTCATGACCTCGCCCGCGCTCTGCGCGCGGGAGAGCTGGAGCGTCGTCGACGCCGCCCGGGTGATGGCCCGGCACGGCATCAAACGGCTCCTGGTCGTCGACGAAGGAGGGCGGCTGATCGGAGTCGTCAGCAGAAGCGACCTGCTGCGGGTCTTCCTGCGCGCGGACCGGGCGATCCGCACCGAGATCGTCGAGGAGGCCCTGGTCGGGTCCCTCGGCCTGGCTCCCTCGTCGATGCAGGTGGACGTGGTCCACGGCCATGCCGTCCTCAGCGGCCGGCTCCCGGACGACGTGTCCGTCACCGTGCTGGAAGAACACTGCCGACGCGTCGACGGCGTCGTCGCCGTGGAGTTCAGGCCGGCGGGGGACACGGGCGCCGAGAGCTCGGCCTCCGTCGGCCCCTGA